One Pygocentrus nattereri isolate fPygNat1 chromosome 12, fPygNat1.pri, whole genome shotgun sequence DNA window includes the following coding sequences:
- the creb1a gene encoding cyclic AMP-responsive element-binding protein 1a yields the protein MTMEAGADVQQGGDTAVSETDTQQIAALAQVSMAAAQASASGPTVTLVQLPNGQTVQVHGVIQAAQPSVIQSPQVQTVQISTIAESEDSQESVDSVTDSQKRREILSRRPSYRKILNDLSSDAPAVPRIEEEKSEEDSAPAITTVTVPTPIYQTSSGQYIAITQGGAIQLANNGTDGVQGLQTLTMTNAAGTQPGTTILQYAQTSDGQQILVPSNQVVVQAASGDVQAYQIRTAAASTIAPGVVMASSPALSGQGGAEEATRKREVRLMKNREAARECRRKKKEYVKCLENRVAVLENQNKTLIEELKALKDLYCHKSE from the exons ATGACCATGGAGGCAGGAGCAGACGTCCAGCAGGGTGGGGACACTGCTGTCTCAGAGACAGATACTCAGCAGATTGCCGCTTTGGCACAG GTTTCCATGGCAGCAGCTCAGGCTTCAGCCAGTGGCCCCACTGTAACCCTGGTGCAGCTGCCCAATGGTCAGACAGTTCAGGTTCATGGGGTCATCCAGGCTGCCCAGCCTTCAGTCATCCAGTCCCCACAAGTCCAGACAGTACAG aTCTCCACCATTGCAGAGAGTGAGGACTCCCAGGAATCAGTGGACAGCGTGACAGATTCTCAGAAACGGAGGGAAATCCTCTCCAGACGTCCTTCTTACAG AAAGATCCTGAACGACCTGTCATCAGATGCTCCAGCAGTTCCACGGATAGAAGAAGAGAAATCAGAAGAGGACTCTGCTCCGGCCATAACAACTGTCACTGTGCCAACGCCTATTTACCAGACGAGCAGTGGCCAGTACA tTGCTATCACACAGGGTGGGGCCATCCAGCTGGCTAATAACGGAACAGATGGGGTTCAGGGCCTCCAGACACTGACTATGACCAATGCGGCTGGCACCCAGCCGGGTACCACCATTCTGCAGTACGCCCAGACCAGTGATGGCCAGCAGATCCTGGTGCCCAGCAACCAGGTGGTTGTGCAAG CTGCTTCAGGGGACGTCCAGGCATACCAGATCCGAACTGCAGCTGCCAGCACCATCGCTCCTGGTGTGGTCATGGCctcttctcctgctctctctggcCAGGGAGGAGCCGAGGAGGCCACACGCAAAAGAGAAGTGCGCCTCATGAAGAACAG GGAGGCAGCGCGGGAATGCCGTCGGAAGAAGAAGGAGTATGTGAAGTGTCTGGAGAACCGCGTGGCCGTGCTAGAGAATCAGAACAAAACCCTCATCGAGGAGCTCAAAGCACTTAAGGACCTTTACTGTCACAAATCTGAATAG